DNA sequence from the Drosophila sechellia strain sech25 chromosome 3L, ASM438219v1, whole genome shotgun sequence genome:
GAGTGTCGATAGACTAAGTTTATTTATACGCGTTTCGATGCGAATGTCAAGCAATCCACTTGCTATTTCCATTCCCATCGAAACGCAAGCATCAGCTGATTGCAAACATTACTTTGTTTTTGGAAAACTCGGAAAATCGTATTGTAACTTCATTGGAAAGACTATGGATAAACCCACAACTAgcgctgctgccgctgtggCTCAAGATTCCAACCTTCTTCCGGACTCCCCACAACACGGACCTACGTTGTCCAGCGCCTCCAGTTTCGAGGCACTGACGCGACACGACCCCAATCTCAGTCGTTTGGCCACGAAAATGTTCAACAAAACGGAGGAGTACATCACCCACGAACTGAACGCTCCGCTGGAGGATTACAAGCTGCTGGAGGAGATGAACAAGGCTACGATTGCCAAGTACAAGGATATGCGGCAGATTGCCGAGAATCTGAATACTTCG
Encoded proteins:
- the LOC6605211 gene encoding biogenesis of lysosome-related organelles complex 1 subunit 2 encodes the protein MDKPTTSAAAAVAQDSNLLPDSPQHGPTLSSASSFEALTRHDPNLSRLATKMFNKTEEYITHELNAPLEDYKLLEEMNKATIAKYKDMRQIAENLNTSTSELSLKFQQLAPMMQQIDEISDTVDKLEAAAYKLDAYSIALENRVKCVLQRKSGGGHVAQ